In the genome of Nocardia terpenica, one region contains:
- a CDS encoding SDR family oxidoreductase — protein MSTVLVTGGTGALGRRIVERLRVRGHDVRVLSRREGAGTHVGDLATGEGVRPAAAGAEFIVHAASDFRRVGKPDFAQTRNLLAVAGGARHLLYVSIVGIDRIPFRYYRRKLECERLITGSAVPHTILRATQFHDLIATLLRAAEHVPFAPLPLDFRFQPVAAEDVAVRIADLLDAEPCGRAPDFGGPEVHTLADLADIWRAHRGGLHHPLRLPLPGRVAAAYRAGYNTCPDNGDGIQTWAQYLATHPETGYRLRR, from the coding sequence ATGAGCACGGTACTCGTGACCGGGGGCACGGGGGCCCTCGGACGGCGCATTGTGGAGCGGCTGCGGGTGCGGGGGCACGATGTGCGGGTGCTGTCGCGGCGGGAGGGCGCGGGCACCCATGTGGGCGACCTGGCCACCGGGGAGGGGGTGCGCCCGGCCGCCGCCGGGGCCGAGTTCATCGTGCACGCCGCCTCCGACTTCCGGCGGGTCGGGAAGCCGGACTTCGCGCAGACGCGGAATCTGCTGGCCGTGGCCGGGGGCGCGCGGCACCTGCTGTACGTCTCGATCGTCGGCATCGACCGGATCCCGTTCCGCTACTACCGCCGCAAGCTGGAGTGCGAGCGACTGATCACGGGAAGCGCTGTCCCGCATACGATTCTGCGCGCCACCCAGTTCCACGACCTGATCGCGACCCTGCTGCGCGCCGCCGAGCACGTGCCCTTCGCCCCGCTGCCGCTGGACTTCCGCTTCCAGCCCGTAGCCGCCGAGGACGTCGCCGTCCGCATCGCCGACCTCCTGGACGCCGAACCCTGCGGCCGCGCCCCGGATTTCGGCGGCCCCGAGGTCCACACCCTCGCCGACCTGGCCGACATCTGGCGCGCCCACCGAGGCGGCCTGCACCACCCCCTCCGCCTCCCCCTCCCCGGCCGGGTGGCCGCCGCGTACCGGGCGGGGTACAACACCTGCCCCGACAACGGCGACGGGATTCAAACGTGGGCACAGTATTTGGCTACGCATCCGGAGACGGGCTACCGGCTGCGGCGATAA
- a CDS encoding purple acid phosphatase family protein encodes MSEREDSSSDPVTGADQADTAQRGVSRRWLFGASAGAAVAGLAVGAGGATALRSSSGGSEVWPRSAELVVGADHSAGPRVSGLHLQFGADAAREAVVSWHTVGSVSKPMVRFGTAGNGFGSTVQAETRTYQDAKSGIEIQVHHARLTGLTPDTDYVYSAGHDGAPPELGTLRTAPAGRAAFRFTSFGDQGTPTLGKLDNGKWVNDNLGSPFAGDVTAGVERVAPLFNLVNGDLCYANLSKDRIRTWNDWWANNSRSARYRPWMPAPGNHENELGNGPIGYQAFQTYFTVPDSGGEDLSRGLWYSFTVGGMRVIALANDDICYQDAGNSYVRGYSGGAQKRWLEAELAKARADRGIDWVVVFMHQTAISSADKFNGADLAIRQEWLPLFDRYQVDLVLCGHEHHYERSHPVRGALGTDTLTPNPVDTRTDVIDTSRGTVHLVIGGGGTSLPSNTLFFPGKQCRVITGVGDVDPGTGKKTPVYVREQAPWSAFADAEHPYGFCSFDVDPGHPGGHTTIKATYYALVGPTSELKVVDSFTLTRPRADR; translated from the coding sequence ATGAGCGAGCGTGAGGATTCCTCCAGCGACCCGGTAACGGGCGCCGACCAGGCCGATACCGCGCAGCGGGGTGTGAGTCGCCGGTGGTTGTTCGGGGCGTCGGCCGGGGCCGCGGTCGCCGGGCTTGCGGTGGGGGCGGGCGGGGCTACGGCGCTGCGGTCGTCGAGTGGCGGCAGCGAGGTCTGGCCGCGCTCGGCGGAACTGGTCGTGGGGGCCGATCACAGTGCCGGGCCGCGGGTTTCGGGTCTGCACCTGCAATTCGGCGCGGACGCGGCGCGGGAGGCGGTGGTGTCCTGGCACACCGTCGGATCGGTGAGTAAGCCCATGGTCCGCTTCGGCACCGCGGGCAACGGCTTCGGCAGCACCGTGCAGGCGGAGACGCGCACGTACCAGGATGCCAAGTCGGGCATCGAGATTCAGGTGCACCACGCCCGCCTCACCGGACTCACCCCGGACACCGACTACGTGTACTCGGCGGGACACGACGGCGCTCCCCCGGAACTCGGCACGCTGCGCACCGCCCCGGCGGGCCGGGCGGCGTTCCGGTTCACCAGCTTCGGCGATCAGGGCACCCCGACGCTCGGCAAGCTCGACAACGGCAAGTGGGTCAACGACAATCTCGGCTCCCCGTTCGCCGGTGACGTCACCGCCGGAGTCGAGCGGGTGGCCCCGCTGTTCAATCTCGTCAACGGCGACCTGTGCTACGCCAACCTGTCCAAGGACCGCATCCGCACCTGGAACGACTGGTGGGCCAACAACTCTCGCTCGGCCCGCTACCGGCCGTGGATGCCCGCGCCGGGCAATCACGAGAACGAGCTCGGCAACGGGCCGATCGGATACCAGGCGTTCCAAACGTATTTCACCGTGCCCGATTCCGGCGGCGAGGACTTGTCGCGGGGCCTGTGGTACTCGTTCACGGTCGGCGGCATGCGGGTCATCGCGCTGGCCAACGACGACATCTGCTACCAGGACGCGGGCAACTCGTACGTGCGCGGATACTCCGGCGGCGCCCAGAAGCGTTGGCTGGAGGCGGAATTGGCGAAGGCGCGCGCCGACCGCGGCATCGACTGGGTGGTGGTGTTCATGCACCAGACCGCCATCTCGTCGGCGGACAAGTTCAACGGCGCGGACCTGGCCATCCGCCAGGAGTGGTTGCCGCTGTTCGACAGGTATCAGGTCGACCTGGTGCTGTGCGGGCACGAACATCATTACGAGCGTTCGCATCCCGTGCGCGGCGCCCTCGGCACCGACACCCTGACCCCGAATCCCGTCGACACCCGCACCGATGTCATCGACACCAGCAGGGGCACCGTGCACCTGGTGATCGGCGGCGGCGGCACCTCGCTGCCGTCCAACACCCTGTTCTTCCCCGGCAAGCAGTGCCGCGTCATCACCGGCGTCGGCGACGTCGACCCGGGCACCGGCAAGAAGACTCCCGTCTACGTCCGGGAACAGGCCCCCTGGTCCGCCTTCGCCGACGCCGAACACCCCTACGGCTTCTGCTCCTTCGACGTCGACCCCGGCCACCCCGGCGGCCACACCACCATCAAGGCCACCTACTACGCCCTCGTAGGCCCGACCAGCGAGCTGAAGGTGGTGGATTCGTTCACGCTGACGCGACCGCGGGCCGACAGGTGA
- a CDS encoding IclR family transcriptional regulator, with translation MTPTISRAPDAGQDPSALASPPTHRVVQVIELLSRRPTEQLSLARIVRHTGLSRATAHAVLTQLTADGWTVRDDDGAYGLGLRLLTVARRAEAAFPLPRLALGTLRELARRHGFPVFLAERDGDAIAITEVVGTPSVPWIRQGRRLPLAPPVAREFIAWAPDSEQRAWLDRADPAHRDRLVTVLDAVRHRGYSVERLADDATPMLEALAALRNSPVTDPLRHRLGAMIADLITIDYLPHELGDHNAVVTIAAPIHLGPTVPAALVLCPDTHLSAPTLATLGAATKSAADTLSTQLTPTD, from the coding sequence GTGACACCGACGATAAGCCGCGCCCCGGACGCCGGTCAAGACCCCAGTGCGCTCGCCTCCCCGCCGACCCACCGCGTGGTCCAAGTAATCGAGCTGCTGTCCCGCCGCCCGACCGAGCAGCTGTCGCTGGCGCGGATCGTCCGGCACACCGGCCTGTCCCGCGCCACCGCCCACGCCGTCCTCACCCAGCTCACCGCCGACGGCTGGACCGTGCGCGACGACGACGGCGCCTACGGGCTCGGCCTGCGGCTGCTCACCGTGGCCCGGCGCGCCGAGGCGGCCTTCCCGCTGCCCCGGCTCGCCCTGGGCACGCTGCGCGAACTCGCACGGCGGCACGGCTTTCCGGTCTTCCTGGCCGAACGCGACGGCGACGCCATCGCGATCACGGAGGTGGTCGGCACCCCCTCGGTGCCGTGGATCCGCCAGGGCCGCCGCCTCCCCCTGGCCCCGCCCGTCGCCCGCGAATTCATCGCCTGGGCACCGGATTCCGAGCAGCGCGCCTGGCTCGACCGCGCCGACCCCGCCCACCGCGACCGCCTGGTGACGGTGCTCGACGCGGTCCGCCACCGCGGCTACTCGGTCGAGCGCCTGGCCGACGACGCCACCCCCATGCTCGAAGCCCTTGCCGCCCTGCGCAATTCCCCCGTCACCGACCCCCTCCGCCACCGCCTCGGCGCCATGATCGCCGACCTCATCACCATCGACTACCTCCCCCACGAACTAGGCGACCACAACGCGGTAGTAACCATCGCCGCCCCCATCCACCTGGGCCCCACCGTCCCCGCCGCCCTGGTCCTCTGCCCCGACACCCACCTCTCCGCCCCCACCCTCGCCACCCTCGGCGCCGCCACCAAATCCGCCGCCGACACCCTCTCCACCCAACTCACCCCCACCGACTGA
- the ctaC gene encoding aa3-type cytochrome oxidase subunit II encodes MGITVLLVSGCSIDNPVLRFGWPTGVTPQATRMRELWTWSVVAALAMGVLVWGLTFWAVAAYRKKPNSPEFPRQTGYNVPLELTYTAIPFVIIAVLFYFTVIVQNYVHEKVSNPDVVVDVTAFQWNWKFGYQKVVGANGQLYDGVDQTRQGLDQQIIDEYKERRANGHAQPGPVHGKPANDISYLHYDKVETVGSSSEIPVLVLPTNKVIEFQLASADVIHSFWVPEFLFKRDVMPNPKENHSDNVFQITKIEREGAFVGRCAEMCGTFHSMMNFEVRAVSPEKFDRYLAARETGKTNAEALASIGESPVAVVTHPFDTQRTARGATVAESK; translated from the coding sequence ATGGGGATCACCGTGCTGCTCGTCTCGGGCTGCTCGATCGACAATCCCGTGCTGCGGTTCGGCTGGCCGACGGGTGTCACCCCGCAGGCTACCCGGATGCGCGAGCTGTGGACGTGGTCGGTCGTCGCCGCTCTGGCGATGGGTGTGCTGGTCTGGGGTCTGACCTTCTGGGCGGTGGCCGCCTACCGCAAGAAGCCGAACTCCCCGGAGTTCCCGCGGCAGACCGGGTACAACGTGCCCCTGGAGCTGACCTACACGGCCATCCCGTTCGTGATCATCGCGGTGCTGTTCTACTTCACCGTGATCGTGCAGAACTACGTGCACGAGAAGGTCTCCAACCCGGACGTGGTCGTGGACGTGACCGCGTTCCAGTGGAACTGGAAGTTCGGCTACCAGAAGGTGGTGGGCGCGAACGGCCAGCTCTACGACGGTGTCGACCAGACCCGCCAGGGCCTCGACCAGCAGATCATCGACGAGTACAAGGAGCGCCGCGCCAACGGCCACGCGCAGCCGGGTCCGGTGCACGGCAAGCCCGCCAACGACATCAGCTACCTGCACTACGACAAGGTCGAGACGGTCGGCTCCAGCTCGGAGATCCCGGTGCTGGTGCTCCCGACCAACAAGGTCATCGAGTTCCAGCTCGCGTCCGCGGACGTCATCCACTCCTTCTGGGTGCCGGAGTTCCTGTTCAAGCGCGACGTGATGCCGAACCCGAAGGAGAACCACTCCGACAACGTCTTCCAGATCACCAAGATCGAGCGGGAGGGTGCGTTCGTCGGCCGCTGCGCGGAGATGTGCGGTACCTTCCACTCGATGATGAACTTCGAGGTCCGCGCGGTCTCGCCGGAGAAGTTCGATCGGTATCTGGCCGCCCGCGAAACCGGTAAGACCAACGCCGAGGCGCTGGCCAGCATCGGCGAGTCGCCGGTGGCGGTGGTGACCCACCCGTTCGACACACAGCGCACGGCGCGCGGCGCCACCGTGGCCGAGAGCAAGTGA
- a CDS encoding SDR family NAD(P)-dependent oxidoreductase, producing MIEFRSAPARFADLRRPRGTESSTGRRVLVTDACSEVGRATAALLARRGAELLLVDRCPDGLAALADTLVRAGGRASCMRCEIASLADIDAVIAWVLGDVGSVDVLINNACRPQRGPIAQSLDRFRDYQAMMAVHYFGPLRLTLGLLPAMLSAGSGHVVNVGPWHPSAGPAPNFASYASAQAAWTTFGLCADAELSPHGIHVTAVHYPGAHIEPTDAEPFPVTAARWIETALHTRPARVEPCAARTPRGLTDAAPRSAPHIAHAFRI from the coding sequence ATGATCGAATTCCGTTCCGCCCCGGCCCGTTTCGCCGATCTCCGGCGCCCGCGCGGCACCGAGTCATCGACCGGGAGGCGGGTGCTGGTGACCGACGCCTGCTCCGAGGTCGGCCGCGCCACCGCGGCACTGCTGGCGCGCCGCGGCGCGGAGCTGCTGCTGGTCGACCGCTGCCCGGACGGGCTGGCCGCGCTCGCCGACACCCTGGTGCGCGCGGGCGGACGGGCGTCGTGCATGCGCTGCGAGATCGCCTCGCTGGCCGATATCGATGCCGTGATCGCCTGGGTGCTGGGCGATGTCGGCAGCGTCGACGTGCTGATCAACAATGCCTGCCGCCCGCAGCGCGGCCCGATCGCCCAGTCGCTGGACCGGTTTCGCGACTATCAGGCCATGATGGCGGTGCACTACTTCGGCCCGCTGCGGCTCACGCTGGGGCTGCTGCCCGCCATGCTGTCCGCCGGGTCCGGGCACGTGGTGAACGTCGGACCGTGGCATCCGAGCGCCGGTCCCGCCCCGAACTTCGCCTCCTACGCCAGCGCGCAGGCGGCCTGGACCACCTTCGGCCTGTGCGCCGACGCCGAACTGTCCCCGCACGGCATCCACGTCACCGCCGTCCACTACCCCGGGGCCCACATCGAGCCCACCGACGCCGAGCCGTTCCCCGTCACCGCCGCCCGCTGGATCGAGACCGCCCTGCACACCCGGCCCGCCCGGGTCGAACCGTGCGCGGCCCGCACGCCGCGCGGCCTGACGGACGCGGCGCCGCGCTCCGCCCCACACATCGCACACGCCTTCAGAATCTGA
- the asnB gene encoding asparagine synthase (glutamine-hydrolyzing) codes for MCGLLGFLTADVATDDVVQQVYDALQCGRHRGPDERGTWHDEHIILGFNRLSIIDIDHSHQPLRWGPADNPQRYALAFNGEIYNYLELREQLAAEHGARFHTEGDGESIVAAYHHWGTAAFSRLRGMFAFAIWDTETRQLVLGRDPFGIKPMFLATGPNGTAYASEKKSLLELLPALGLSDALDVRALEHYTVLQYVPEPESLHRDVRRLESGCYATLTPGEKPAVTRYFEPTFRVRPFAVGGEERRYREIAEVLEDSVAKHMRADVTVGAFLSGGIDSTATAALAIRHNPNLLTFTSAFEREGYSEADVAAETAAAIGAKHFVRMVSPAEYAAAIPEIVWYLDDPVADPALVPLYFVAKEARKHVKVVLSGEGADELFGGYTIYREPLSLRPFEYLPRGVRRLAGALSDRIPEGTRGKSLLHRGSLTLEERYYGNARSFNDAQLRAVLRDFRPEWTHRDVTAPIYARSRGWDPVARMQHLDLFTWLRGDILVKADKMTMANSLELRVPFLDPEVFRIAEQLPYEQKLTKETTKYALRKALETIVPPHVLHRPKLGFPVPLRHWLRGPELYDWAAQQIAESQTDHLLDKSAIKAMLESHRQGPTDHSRRLWTLLIFMIWHGIFVEDRIKPDIQTPTYPVRL; via the coding sequence GTGTGTGGCCTGCTCGGATTTCTGACAGCTGATGTGGCGACCGACGACGTCGTGCAGCAGGTCTACGACGCACTGCAGTGCGGGCGCCACCGCGGCCCGGACGAGCGCGGCACCTGGCACGACGAGCACATCATTCTCGGCTTCAACCGCCTGTCGATCATCGATATCGACCACTCGCACCAGCCGCTGCGCTGGGGACCGGCTGACAACCCGCAGCGGTACGCGCTGGCGTTCAACGGCGAGATCTACAACTACCTGGAGCTGCGCGAGCAGCTGGCCGCCGAGCACGGTGCGCGGTTCCACACCGAGGGCGACGGCGAGTCGATCGTCGCGGCCTATCACCACTGGGGCACCGCGGCGTTCTCGAGGCTGCGCGGCATGTTCGCATTCGCCATCTGGGACACCGAGACTCGGCAGCTGGTGCTGGGGCGCGACCCGTTCGGCATCAAGCCCATGTTCCTGGCCACCGGCCCCAACGGCACGGCGTACGCCAGCGAGAAGAAGAGCCTGCTGGAACTGCTTCCGGCGCTGGGCCTGTCGGACGCGCTGGATGTGCGGGCGCTGGAGCACTACACGGTGCTGCAGTACGTTCCGGAGCCGGAGTCGCTGCACCGGGATGTCCGGCGGCTGGAGTCCGGCTGCTACGCGACCCTGACGCCGGGCGAGAAGCCCGCGGTGACACGGTATTTCGAGCCGACCTTCCGGGTCCGGCCGTTCGCGGTGGGCGGCGAGGAGCGCCGCTACCGCGAGATCGCCGAGGTGCTCGAGGATTCGGTCGCCAAGCACATGCGCGCGGACGTGACGGTCGGCGCGTTCCTGTCCGGCGGCATCGACTCGACCGCCACGGCGGCGCTGGCCATCCGGCACAACCCGAACCTTCTGACCTTCACCTCCGCCTTCGAGCGGGAGGGCTACTCGGAGGCCGACGTGGCCGCCGAGACCGCCGCGGCCATCGGCGCCAAGCACTTCGTGCGCATGGTGAGCCCGGCGGAGTACGCGGCGGCCATTCCCGAAATCGTCTGGTACCTCGACGATCCCGTGGCCGATCCGGCGCTGGTGCCGCTGTACTTCGTGGCGAAGGAGGCGCGCAAGCACGTCAAGGTGGTGCTGTCCGGCGAGGGCGCCGACGAGCTGTTCGGCGGGTACACCATCTATCGGGAGCCGTTGTCGCTGCGGCCGTTCGAGTATCTGCCGCGCGGGGTGCGCAGGCTGGCCGGGGCGCTGTCCGACCGGATTCCGGAGGGCACGCGCGGCAAGAGCCTGCTGCATCGCGGCTCGCTGACGCTGGAGGAGCGCTACTACGGCAACGCCCGCAGTTTCAACGACGCCCAGCTGCGTGCGGTGCTGCGCGACTTCCGGCCGGAGTGGACCCACCGGGACGTGACCGCCCCCATCTACGCCCGCTCCCGCGGCTGGGATCCGGTGGCGCGCATGCAGCACCTGGACCTGTTCACCTGGCTGCGCGGCGACATCCTGGTCAAGGCCGACAAGATGACCATGGCCAACTCGCTCGAACTGCGGGTCCCGTTCCTGGACCCCGAGGTCTTCCGCATCGCCGAGCAGCTCCCCTACGAGCAGAAGCTCACCAAGGAAACCACCAAATACGCCCTGCGCAAGGCGCTGGAGACCATCGTCCCCCCGCACGTCCTGCACCGCCCCAAACTCGGCTTCCCCGTCCCCCTCCGCCACTGGCTGCGCGGCCCCGAACTCTACGACTGGGCCGCCCAACAGATCGCCGAATCCCAAACCGACCACCTCCTCGACAAATCCGCCATCAAGGCCATGCTGGAATCCCACCGCCAAGGCCCCACCGACCACAGCCGCCGCCTCTGGACCCTCCTGATCTTCATGATCTGGCACGGCATCTTCGTAGAAGACCGCATCAAGCCCGACATCCAAACCCCGACCTACCCGGTACGCCTGTAG
- a CDS encoding cytochrome c oxidase subunit 4: MKVEARIFELLTVFFIIVAVVYAFFTGQSRTGVEWAGTTAIVLTAGLTLIVGTYFRFVARRLDLRPEDYEDAEIVDGAGDLGFFSPGSFWPILIAAAASVTAIGFAFFQLWLIGIGVICVLIAVGGLVFEYHLGPEKH; the protein is encoded by the coding sequence ATGAAGGTCGAAGCACGCATCTTCGAGCTGCTCACGGTGTTCTTCATCATCGTGGCCGTCGTCTACGCCTTCTTCACCGGCCAGTCGCGCACCGGCGTCGAGTGGGCCGGTACCACCGCGATCGTGCTGACCGCGGGCCTGACGCTGATCGTCGGCACCTACTTCCGCTTCGTGGCGCGTCGTCTCGATCTGCGCCCCGAGGACTACGAGGACGCCGAGATCGTGGACGGCGCCGGCGATCTGGGCTTCTTCTCGCCCGGTAGCTTCTGGCCCATCCTCATCGCCGCCGCCGCGTCGGTGACCGCGATCGGGTTCGCGTTCTTCCAGCTGTGGCTGATCGGCATCGGCGTGATCTGCGTTCTGATCGCCGTCGGCGGCCTGGTGTTCGAGTACCACCTCGGCCCCGAGAAGCACTGA
- a CDS encoding FAD-binding oxidoreductase: protein MSTSLAALPEEYLPRDTADVVRTVRDSRPQPLTVRGGEHSVEHTDDELSPPDRRIVLSLRRMNRVQAVDADARLVRVQAGARLSDIDRTLAAHGLGLPIVGDHREITAGGFAAVGGLSAASHRYGMFSDNVLALEYVDPEGRFGTCGRNHHADRFRRVLGGAGRTGIITALTLQAVEVDKDHTWLTSDAHRFLDFDTFVEHSRAEIDRPGDAMLQVGRWVDTAPLRVSRPVGTGHVQLGTVRFGQWSSLHPTTATPSLRARRELGARARKSLGAIASAARGPAGMPVRNAAAGALLFAPKVLTLRDAEYLADTVITSSERGPALRVAVFAPLSTYTSVFHRLHDLFADNRERNGCFTVISALTYGVRSPYLHESAGEDHGFISFTCRLRPTGTYTGKSGTPELLRELASGVDDVCRSERAIRYHTDD, encoded by the coding sequence ATGAGCACGTCGCTGGCTGCCCTCCCGGAGGAATATCTACCGCGCGACACCGCGGATGTCGTTCGTACAGTTCGCGATTCACGGCCGCAACCGCTGACCGTCCGGGGTGGCGAGCACAGCGTGGAACACACCGACGACGAGCTCTCCCCGCCGGATCGCCGCATCGTGCTGTCGCTGCGGCGGATGAACCGGGTGCAGGCCGTCGACGCCGACGCGCGCCTGGTGCGGGTGCAGGCGGGCGCGCGGCTGTCCGATATCGATCGGACGCTGGCCGCGCACGGGCTGGGGCTGCCGATCGTCGGCGACCACCGCGAGATCACCGCGGGCGGCTTCGCGGCCGTGGGCGGGCTCAGCGCCGCCTCGCACCGGTACGGCATGTTCAGCGACAACGTGCTGGCGCTCGAATACGTCGATCCCGAGGGACGATTCGGCACCTGCGGGCGCAACCATCACGCCGATCGCTTCCGCCGCGTGCTCGGCGGCGCGGGCCGCACCGGCATCATCACCGCGCTCACCCTGCAGGCCGTGGAGGTCGACAAGGACCACACCTGGCTCACCTCCGACGCGCACCGCTTCCTCGACTTCGACACCTTCGTCGAGCATTCGCGGGCCGAGATCGACCGGCCCGGCGATGCCATGCTGCAGGTCGGCCGGTGGGTCGACACCGCGCCGCTGCGGGTGTCGCGGCCGGTCGGCACCGGGCACGTGCAGCTGGGCACCGTCCGCTTCGGGCAGTGGTCGAGCCTGCACCCCACCACCGCCACCCCGTCGCTGCGGGCCCGCCGCGAGCTCGGCGCCCGGGCGCGAAAGTCGCTGGGCGCCATCGCCTCCGCCGCCCGCGGCCCGGCCGGGATGCCGGTGCGCAACGCCGCCGCCGGTGCGCTGCTGTTCGCGCCGAAGGTGCTGACCCTGCGCGACGCGGAGTATCTGGCCGACACCGTGATCACCTCCTCCGAGCGCGGTCCCGCCCTGCGCGTCGCCGTGTTCGCGCCGCTGTCGACCTACACCTCGGTGTTCCACCGGCTGCACGACCTGTTCGCCGACAACCGCGAGCGCAACGGCTGTTTCACCGTCATCTCCGCGCTGACCTACGGCGTGCGGTCGCCGTATCTGCACGAATCCGCCGGGGAGGACCACGGTTTCATCAGTTTCACCTGCCGGCTGCGCCCCACCGGCACCTACACCGGTAAGTCCGGCACGCCGGAGTTGTTGCGCGAGCTCGCCTCCGGCGTCGACGACGTCTGTCGCTCGGAGCGAGCGATCCGCTACCACACCGACGACTAA
- a CDS encoding MFS transporter has product MNRREDVTVTTVVAGESVWKRMRQWAVAHAVDDFYQGLVPASIPFFVLERHYSYVAASGLALAANLGSSLPQPVLGVLVDRRRLLWMSPVGVSAAGIGAGLAGLAPPYWMVWTLLLMSGIGIAAFHPAAGRDARQAAGDSAAAMSLFAAGGSAGYFLAPALATPVLAAWGVGATALFIPPAVLMGVMLWRHQRRAAAQAVGGRARAGRDRWRPFAVLTALAVVRSVVFAGLGTFLALYWIRQLGASRILGGTALTALLVGGVLGTLCGGRIADRFGMLWTVRIGCAAVVPALIAVRLVPDPVSGLALVALVGVALNLPFAVLVKLGQDYLPTRPGTAAGVTMGLAVSAGGLFVPMFGVLADARGTGAVLTALCAVPVAAVLLGWLLPDPAARKTRAG; this is encoded by the coding sequence ATGAATCGGCGGGAGGATGTGACCGTGACGACGGTGGTGGCGGGGGAATCGGTGTGGAAACGCATGCGGCAGTGGGCCGTTGCGCACGCGGTGGACGACTTCTATCAGGGGCTGGTGCCCGCGAGCATTCCGTTCTTCGTGTTGGAGCGGCATTACAGCTATGTGGCGGCGTCGGGGCTGGCGCTGGCGGCGAATCTGGGGAGCTCGCTGCCGCAGCCGGTGCTGGGGGTGCTGGTGGATCGGCGGCGGCTGCTGTGGATGTCGCCGGTCGGGGTGAGCGCGGCGGGGATCGGGGCGGGGCTGGCGGGGTTGGCGCCGCCGTACTGGATGGTGTGGACGCTGCTGCTGATGTCCGGAATCGGTATCGCCGCTTTCCATCCGGCGGCGGGACGGGACGCGCGGCAGGCCGCGGGTGACAGCGCGGCGGCGATGAGCCTGTTCGCGGCCGGGGGCAGCGCGGGCTACTTTCTCGCGCCCGCGCTGGCGACCCCGGTGCTGGCGGCGTGGGGTGTGGGGGCCACGGCGCTGTTCATTCCGCCCGCGGTGCTGATGGGCGTGATGCTGTGGCGGCATCAGCGGCGCGCGGCGGCGCAGGCCGTGGGCGGGCGGGCGCGTGCCGGGCGGGATCGGTGGCGGCCGTTCGCGGTGCTGACGGCGCTGGCGGTGGTGCGGTCGGTCGTGTTCGCGGGCCTGGGCACCTTCCTGGCGCTGTACTGGATCAGGCAGCTGGGCGCGTCCCGGATCCTGGGCGGGACGGCGCTGACGGCCCTGCTGGTCGGCGGGGTGCTCGGCACGCTGTGCGGCGGGCGCATCGCGGACCGGTTCGGCATGCTGTGGACCGTCCGGATCGGCTGTGCCGCAGTCGTTCCCGCCCTGATCGCGGTGCGGCTGGTGCCGGATCCGGTGTCGGGGCTGGCCCTGGTGGCGCTGGTCGGGGTGGCGTTGAACCTGCCGTTCGCGGTGCTGGTGAAGCTGGGGCAGGACTATCTGCCGACCCGGCCCGGCACGGCCGCCGGGGTCACCATGGGGCTGGCGGTGAGCGCGGGCGGGCTGTTCGTCCCGATGTTCGGGGTGCTGGCCGACGCGCGCGGCACCGGGGCGGTGCTGACCGCGCTGTGCGCGGTGCCGGTGGCCGCGGTGCTGCTCGGCTGGCTGCTGCCCGACCCCGCCGCGCGAAAAACCCGGGCCGGGTGA